From the Streptomyces sp. Sge12 genome, the window CACGGCGGGGGGCCTTTTGCATGCCACAGCGACGCCACACGACATCCACGATCGACATCAATGGCTGGGCCGGACGAGGGCGCCTCCTGCGTCTCAAACAGCCTCGATGTTGTCGACGGCGGTCGAGATCTCCCGACCGGACGGCCCTCGGATGCAGGCGAGTTCCACCCAGTGCTCACGGAGCACGGACGCCGACACGTGCTCGTTGACGACAGCCATCAGCTCGCCCTCCAGGCCCGATGCAACGTCGCGGACGCGCTTGCGCAGCAGGCGATGAGGCAGGTACTCGTACTGCTCACCCACGACGCGGGCCACGCCTTGACCCACGCCGACTTCGACCCGGCCCAGCGCATCGACGCAATCGTCTCGGCCCACCAGCCGAACGCTGACGGATAGCCCCACGGGGCCAACCGCGCAACTTCCTGCGCGCGGACGCTGCGGTAAGAGTCAGAGGCTGTCTCGCTCTATCAGCGAGCCGTCAGGGCCCATCGTGTAAATCCGTGGCGGCCCCATTCTTTCCATGGCCTTCCGCAGTGCCGCTTCCTTCTCGGCGGCGTCGGGAGCCTGCGGGTCCGACACCCGGAAGCCATGCAGTTCGACGCTATCGGCGTCCACGTCCTCGGGCTCGGGACGGCCCTCCTGGATGAAGCCGCAGAGCGAACGTAGCGCGTCTTCTCCAAGCTCCAGGGGGTGGAAGGGCAAGGCGTACGGCTCCTCTTCCTCGCCAGGCCAAGGAATGATGTCCGCCGGACGGTCCCCAGCCCAGTAGGGGAGCTCGAAGGAGAGCGGCTCCCCGATGTTCTCAATGATTCCGTCGTCCGGGGACAGGCTCAGAGAGCGGATGAGGCGTCCGTCCTCCCAGACGGCGAACGCCAGCCAGTCGACCACGCTGTGCATGGCATGCAGGACCAACCGTCGTCCGGCACTCGCCGCCACAAGGTGCTCTGGAAGCCGTGACGGCAAATCGATCATCACGCGCTGATCGCAGATGACCTCTACGCCCGGCCAGCTCGCCGCATAGGTCGTTCCATCGGGGGGATAGACGCCCTCCCCCAGGATCGAACCCCTCGCCTCTTCAATCGCACAGCCCGGATACAGGCGCCGCACCATGCGGGACGTCTGCTCCAAGTCCGCCGCACCCACCTGTCGCAGCAGGCCCGGCACATCGCCGTCGGCATACACGAGCAGACCGGTCTTGGCCCCCAAGGTCCCTCCCCGAAGCGCAACGCTCAATCGTGGTCGCACCGTATCCCCCGGCTCTGACAGCGGAGGATCAGCGGGTGGCCGTGCCCTGCCCATACCCGTACGGCCGAAAAGAAGCAGGCACCAGCAGCCACGCCAATTGAAACGGCCGTTCATCTGCGGTGGGTGTGGGATTTGAACCCACGCTGACTGGCGCCCCGACGGGTTTCCGAACTGGTGCGGCGCAGCCGCTAGGGACTGCACTGAAGACCGTTGGGTCTGGAGGCCTTCGTCGGCCTCCAGACCCCCGCTCAGTCGGCATCAGCCGACGCGAACAGGTCTCGTCGTGGCTAGCCACCGTTCGCGCCGGACGACACCGCCCACCTGTCACCGGGGTTGGGGTGAGTTCTGCGACGCGGCTCCGTCCAGGGCACGCTGCAAGACAGGTGGTCCTGGCGGTGACCGGCTTCTGACTCCACGGCTGACATCAACACGGGTGATGGAGGGCGTGCGGCGTGCGGTCGGACGGAGATGGGGCCCGGTTCATGGGGCGTCCATTGACCGGCGCGCCGCGGAGGAGTTCGTGATTACGGGCGGGTAGGTTCTGGCCATGACTGATGATTGGCGGAAGGACCGGATCGGAACTGCCCTGCGGGGGCAAAACCCCACGGTGCTCAGGCGGTTGGACGCCGGATTCGCGGTGATCGGCGATGTGCAGTTCCTGCCCGGCTACTCGGTGCTCCTGGGGGACGACCCGGCGGTGGAGCGGCTGTCGGATCTGCCGCGGGACAAGCGGCTGGCGTTCCTGTCCGACATGGACCGACTGGGAGAAGCGGTCGAACGGGCCTGCCGCCGGCTGGACGGGGCCTTCCGCCGCGTGAACCTGGAGATCCTCGGCAACACCGACGGCTTCCTGCACGCGCACGTGTGGCCGCGGTTCGAGTGGGAGCCGTCCGACCTGGTGTGCAGGCCGGTGTGGCTCTATCCCCGGGCCAGATGGAGCGACGAGCAGTACGCGCTCGGCCCGCAGCACGACCGGCTGCGCGAGGCGATCGGAAGCGAGCTCGACCAGCTGCGCCCGAGCGCGTGACGAGCCTGCCGGCCCCGCATCCGTAGCTGCGGCGGCCGACGCCTCACCGCAAGTCCGCACTGGAGGAAGCCCGCTGTGCCCGCAGGAATCGCTCTGCATTTTGATCGCGTCTCCGCCAAGGGGTCGCACAACGACCTCAGGCTGCGCATCGGGCCGTACCAGTAGAAGTGCGACTCCTACTACTTCGGCCTGGACGAAGCGCCCACGGCCCCGAATGGACTCGGGGCCGGGCTGGAGCATCAGCCCCTCCGACTACCTTGCCGCAGCAGCCCAGGTGCGGGACTTCGCCCCGATCCCCGGGGCCCGTATTCAGTGCTCGCTGAGCGACTTGGCGGCCCAGATCGACGCCAACCGTTCCACAGTCGCGGCGACCGGTGCCTAGCACGGCGCGACAGGCATCCTCGGCAGTTCTGGCCTTTCGCCTCGGCCGAGAGGCTCTGGCGCCAGCATGCGTCTCGTGCAACTGGAACAAGCCGTAGCGGCAACGAGCGCCCTGACCACCCTCATCGCTGTGCCAGCCACGCTGCTCGCTGCCCACTGGACCAGACGCAGTGCGGACAGGGCCGCAGATGCCACGGTGCTGGCAGGCCTTGATCAGTCCCATGCCGCAGTGGCGGCTGCCCAACTCCAAGAGCGCGCGGGACGCGAGCAGTCGCTTGAAGACGCACGGCGTACGTCTTATGCCGAGTTTCTGAGTGCAGTGGACGTGTTCGTTCGGATCGTCACCCAGCTACCGGACGTGCCCGTCGCTTCCCGGCGGGAGCTACTCGATCAGAAGGCGACTGCAGTGGTGCAGGCACGCGCGGGTGTCGCAGTCCTGGGGCCTCCGACAGTCCTCGGCCAGGCGGAGAAGGTGGCCGAGCAGTGCGCCCGACTGGAGGAGCTGGCACTGCGCAGAGCTGTGCTGAGATCGGCGATCAGCGCTCTGGAGGAAGCCTGGTGCCCTCGCAACGCCGAGTTCTGCCAGGACCCGCACCACACTTCCGCGTACGTGGCTTGGGAACTCTTGTGCCGGTGGGGGCGCTTGGAGGATGAAGAGCGGTGGGAGGAACTCGATTTCCTGCAATTCATCCTGCAAGAGAGCCACGCCCTGGATGCGGAGCAGGTCAGGCAGGTACTTGAAGTGGCCAACAGCGTCGCGTGCTGGGACGAGATCATCGGTGGGTTCGTCCGTGACCCGCTTCTGGAGCGTTTTCAGGCGGTCCGGGAAGACTTTGTCGACGTCGCGTATGGCTCGCACGCTTAGTGGCGTAGGTGCACGACGGTCGGCGGGGCTGCTGGATTTTGGCTCGGAATGCCGGGAGGGCGTCGCGGCGGGACAATCAGGATCCGCCGCAAGGTTGAGACCGGAGGTTGCCATGAGCCCTCAGCCGCCGCCGCAGTGGGGGTCTGTCCCGGAGCGTCCGCCGGATCGGCGCCGCGGGTGGTTCGGTCGGCACCGGTTGTTGACGGTGCTGTTGGTCGCCGTCGCCGGGGTCGTGGTTCTGGGGGTCCTGGGGTCGCTCGGCGGCAAGGGGTCGGTCGCTCCGCCGCCCGCGGCCACGGCCACGGCCAAGGCCGTCACGGATTCCGGGCGTATGCCCGGGGTGGGGGAGGCGGTTCGGGACGGGAAGTTCGAGTTCACCGTCACCAGGCTGCAGGCAGGGGTGGGGAATGTCGGGGGTGAGTACGGTCAGGACGCGCAAGGGCAGTTCTTCCTCGTGCACATGACCGTGAAGAACATCGGGGACAAGGCTCAGACCTTCGACGGTTCCGACCAGGAACTCATTGACCGCAACGGCAGCAAGTACAGCGCTGACACCGCCGCGGGAATCTATCTCGACGGAAGCGAGTCCTTCCTCGAGCAGATCAATCCCGGCAACGTGGTCGACGGCGTTGTCGTCTTCGACGTTCCTAAGGGCGCGGATCCCGTACGCATCGAGCTGCACGACTCGATGTTCAGTGGGGGTACCACCGTCGATCTGACCACGCGGCGTTGACCCGGGTGTGTGCCCGTCGTGTTTCCGTCCGGGGGCGGGGCTGGC encodes:
- a CDS encoding DUF6928 family protein, whose product is MGAKTGLLVYADGDVPGLLRQVGAADLEQTSRMVRRLYPGCAIEEARGSILGEGVYPPDGTTYAASWPGVEVICDQRVMIDLPSRLPEHLVAASAGRRLVLHAMHSVVDWLAFAVWEDGRLIRSLSLSPDDGIIENIGEPLSFELPYWAGDRPADIIPWPGEEEEPYALPFHPLELGEDALRSLCGFIQEGRPEPEDVDADSVELHGFRVSDPQAPDAAEKEAALRKAMERMGPPRIYTMGPDGSLIERDSL
- a CDS encoding diadenosine tetraphosphate hydrolase, giving the protein MTDDWRKDRIGTALRGQNPTVLRRLDAGFAVIGDVQFLPGYSVLLGDDPAVERLSDLPRDKRLAFLSDMDRLGEAVERACRRLDGAFRRVNLEILGNTDGFLHAHVWPRFEWEPSDLVCRPVWLYPRARWSDEQYALGPQHDRLREAIGSELDQLRPSA
- a CDS encoding DUF4352 domain-containing protein codes for the protein MSPQPPPQWGSVPERPPDRRRGWFGRHRLLTVLLVAVAGVVVLGVLGSLGGKGSVAPPPAATATAKAVTDSGRMPGVGEAVRDGKFEFTVTRLQAGVGNVGGEYGQDAQGQFFLVHMTVKNIGDKAQTFDGSDQELIDRNGSKYSADTAAGIYLDGSESFLEQINPGNVVDGVVVFDVPKGADPVRIELHDSMFSGGTTVDLTTRR